A region from the Vicia villosa cultivar HV-30 ecotype Madison, WI linkage group LG3, Vvil1.0, whole genome shotgun sequence genome encodes:
- the LOC131657878 gene encoding uncharacterized protein LOC131657878, translating into MYLFNRGLFPDSDFHKATRIEKSQSMDALLFKAQAYIAYKEKKAASAQEPRDSGIPRSSRFDEPPPRRGGEKRKEDRSREAKDHKGASRYTPLNASRERKLAECKSIEFKDSGVRFPEPGATRPGIDKSKWCKYHKSYGHLTEDCVHLKDAIETMIKEGHISKYAKKGDAPRRETRRQDKSDDDRSPDPWPVLVTFCISRPVDFLPP; encoded by the coding sequence ATGTATCTATTCAACCGTGGCCTTTTTCCCGACAGCGACTTCCACAAGGCTACCAGGATCGAAAAATCTCAGTCAATGGATGCACTTCTTTTCAAAGCGCAAGCTTACATTGCGTACAAGGAGAAGAAAGCCGCGTCCGCCCAGGAACCCAGGGACTCCGGCATCCCTAGAAGCTCGAGGTTCGACGAACCTCCTCCCCGGAGAGGAGGAGAAAAACGAAAGGAAGACAGGTCCCGAGAAGCTAAAGATCACAAGGGAGCTTCTAGGTACACGCCACTAAACGCTTCCCGCGAGCGTAAATTGGCTGAATGCAAAAGTATTGAGTTTAAAGATTCTGGAGTCCGCTTCCCCGAACCGGGTGCCACCCGACCAGGAATTGATAAATCCAAATGGTGCAAGTACCACAAGAGCTATGGGCACCTTACCGAGGATTGCGTCCATCTTAAGGATGCAATCGAAACAATGATCAAAGAAGGACACATTTCTAAGTATGCAAAGAAGGGTGACGCTCCTCGGCGAGAAACTAGGAGACAAGACAAATCTGATGATGACAGATCCCCTGATCCTTGGCCTGTCTTAGTCACCTTCTGCATTTCAAGACCCGTGGACTTTCTACCTCCTTGA